The sequence below is a genomic window from Sorangiineae bacterium MSr12523.
CTTCTCCACGCGTTCGACGATGGTCTCCGGGGAGTCAATCACCTCGCCGCGGCAGTCGACGCATCCGAGGCCGATCCGGAAATGTGCGGGCAGATCGCGCAGGCAGCGCATATCGCCTGCGGCCGGGATGGTGAACTCCATCATGAGCTGGTCGACGTCCAGCGCACGGAGGGGATCCATGATGCGATCGTACGATCCTTCGCCGACCCACCCTTGCCGCCCCTTGTTTCGCCGGCAAAGGTGCACCGCCCGCACGATGCCGTTCATGCCCTGGAAGACGTCGTTGATGAGCGACGCACAGTGCATGGCCTCTCGATCGGCGTCCGCGAAGGTCTTTCGCACCTCGGGATCGACGAAGAGGCACAGGTGGGGATCGTCGAGCTGCACGGTGTGGACGCCGGCATCGGCGAGCGCGGTGACCTGCGCGCGGAGGATCGGCACGATGGCGCGGGCGAAGTCTTCGCGTGTAGGATACACATTTTTGGAGACCGTCTCGTCCCACATGCGCACGCTGAGGAGATACGGGCTCGGGAGGGCGACCTTCACGGGACGGCTGCTGTGCGCGATGGCAAAGCGGGCATGCTCGGCGAGCACGTCGGCATTGCCCGGTGTCACCTCCCCGGTCACGGTGTGCCAGTATTTCCCATCGCGCTTCTCGCCCGAGAGGCCGCGTGTAAAGCCGCTCGCCACGTCGGAGATGACCCCCACGTACGAAAACCGGCGCCACTCCCCATCGCTCACGATGTCGACCCCCGCCGTCTCCTGCAGGGCAATCGCCAGGGGCACGGATTCATCGAGGAGGCGCTGGCGTTCGGCGTCGCTCACCTTCCCTTCGTGAAACTCGTCGAAGAGCTCTTTGACGAAGAGGGGACGCGGCATGGATCCGACCACGGTCGTCGGGAACAGCAAGGGCTGGCTCATCGTGACTCCGACCACCACTTGGCGGCAAACGACAGATCCTCGAGTGTATCGAGCTCCATATACCCTCCGTGTGTGTCGACCCGGTGAAATGCACTTCCATTTTCGATCATCGATTGGAAAAGATCGATGAGGTACGCCCGCTGGAAGGTGCGGCCTTCGCGATAGATTCGATCCATACCGCCTTGGAAACGGACCTCGGTTGCGTCGAATGCGGCTAGCAGCTCCTGCGCGCCCTCACGCGAAAACTTGGTCACGCCGATGAATTCCCCCTGCGCCGCGTCCGCCTCGATGGTGCGGGAAAGCTCGAGGATGCGTTCGCCGTCGGCGCGGAGCTTCTCGCCGTCGGTCTCGGGGTGCTGCGTGCGATCGCGGTAGCGCCGCCGCCAATCGGTGTCGCAGGCGAGCACCTTGTCGTGGGGCGAAGCGAGCAGTTTCTTCACGACCGACCCCCGATAGATGATGTCGGTGTAGGAGGAGAGAAACCCATCCGCCATGTATTCGCGGGCGCAGAGCAAGGAGAGCAAGATGTTGTTGCTCTCCCAGTTCCGATTTTCCACGTAGGTAAACTCGGGGTAGCGCGCTCGCAGCGCGTCCGCGCGGTAGCCGCAGACGAAGACGATATCGCGCTTCTGGTAACCAGCCTCGGCGAGCGCCTCGAGGATCCAGTCGAGCATGGGCCGCCCCATGGTGGGGACGAGCGTCTTCGGGAGTTGCTCCGTCATGTGGGCGAGGCGGCTTCCGCGGCCGGCACCGATCAAGATTGGACGCATGATGACCTATCATCTCCTATCACAGGCTAAACTCTGCTGGTATGCGCATGCCCACTCTGACGCTCGGGATCGTAACCGATCTGCACTTCGGCCCCGAGGCCCACTTTCGTGGAAAACTCCGAAAGTTGACCCACCACGCCGCGAGCCTCACCGAGGCGTTCGTCGATCGGATGAACCGCGAGGTGATGCCCGACCTCATCGTGAACCTCGGCGACGACATCGAAGACGAGAGCCGCGAGGCGGATCTCGTGCGATACGCCGAATGCCAATCGATCCTACGAAAGGCCCACGCGCCGCTGATCAACGTGGCGGGCAATCACGATCTGGTGAATTTGACGCGCAGCGATCTGCTGGCGAGCTGGCATCGCGAAGGGCCGCTCTACTACGCGCTCGACCACGGAGAGTGGCACCTCGTCGTGCTCCACACGATCGAGCGGAAGGACCAAGACATCCGCATCCCGAGGGCACAACTCGATTGGCTTCGCGAGGACCTCCAAAAGACGACCCGCCCCACGATCGTCTTCATGCACCACAGCGCAAGCGAACAAGACGTCGACGACTCCCGCTGGTTCTCCGGAAGGCCCGAACTGGCCCTCGTGCACGAACGCGCAGACCTCCGAGCCATCCTCGAAGAGAGCAAGAAAGTGCGTGCCGTCTTCAATGGACATTTGCATCGAAATCACTTCGACGTGATCCACGGCATTCCATACATCACAATCCAAAGCCTCATCGAAAACCTCGACGACGACGCCCCAGGCCGCCCCAGCGCCGCCCACGCCATCGTGCGCCTCACCCCCGAACGAATCATCATCCGAATCCAAGGCCCCGACCCCGCCCGCTACCAAATCGAACTCTAGAGAGAAGAATTCACAGGGAGGCGGGGAGTTTTTTGGGGTTCAATCGGCCCAGTGCGCGAATTGCAAACCCAAAAAGGCGTTCCGCGCCGGTTCGTGCCGTAAGTCCTTCCCGCCTTCCCGCCTTCATGTAAATTCTCCTTCTTCGGACGGCCTTGCGTGAAATGGTCGCAGGGAGATGGCCGCGAATGCCGCGTTGGGGGGGCGGGGTTCGTGCTAGCAATGAAATCCGATGAATGAAAGCTGCACAGTGTCACTGATCGTATATGGGACGGCGGTGGATCCCGAGGATGTGACCCAGGCCCTGGGGCTTTCACCGACGTGGCAGCGGCGGAGGGGGGAGCCGAATCATCCGGGCGATCGCCCCACCAAACGCGGTATGTGGAAGCGGTCCTTCGTCGGCCCTACGCCGGTCAACGCGCCGACGCTCGCGAACGATCTCGCGCGCGATCTGCTCGGTGAACTTCCCTCCCCGCTTCCCTCGTGGTCGAATTGGGGAGACGATGTCGAGGTCGATATCACGCTTTCGTTTGCCGTCCACCGGCTCCTGAATTTCTCCTACGAGCTGGACACCTCGGTGGCCAAGAAGATCGGCGAGGTGGGTACGGCCCTGGTGTGCAATGTCTATGACGTCGACGATAGCGTCCGCGCTGGAAGCTTCGACGACCCCGATGCCGCCGAGCACGAAGTTTCGGTGTCGCTCATCGTTCGGGGAGAGGAGCTGGATCCCAACATCGTGACGAGCATGCTCGGGCTGGACCCCACATCGTCGGGCCGCGCCGGGGATCCCATTCAACGTGGGCAAGTGCGGGCGCGTCCATTGGGGTTTTGGGAATTCGACGTCCGGTCCCGGCCCCCCAAGGATGTCAATCAGCTCATTCGCGCGCTGCTCGGTCGACTTCCGACGAATCCGGTAACATGGGACACGTTGCGGCGCGATTACCAAATACGACTCCACACATCGTTCACGGCGGAGGGGCTGAGCGGCCATTTCTACCTCGAGGCCGATGTCGTCCGGGCACTCGCGACGATGGGGTGTACGCTCGACTTCGCGTTCTACAACTTGAACGCGTAACCCTACCGAATAGCGTCAAGGCGAACCAAGACTGGGAATCTCGCGCGTCAAACAATGGATCGCGCCGCCGTCGCCGATGCTCGATTCGCTATTCACACCCACCACGCGATAGCCCGGCATCGCCGATTCGTACGCGCGCTGAGCAGCAACGTTCTGCTCCGCGGCATTGTAAAACGGCATGATGACGGTGCGATTGACGATGAGTGAGTTCGTATAGGTATACCAAGTCCCGTTGCTCACCCAGCCCTTGACGCGGGTGACCTGATAGCGACCGGAGCCGCATGCGAGATCGCGGAAGTAGTTTGCCGCATCCTCCGTCACGGAGCGGAATGGCTCGTCCGAGGTCTCGGCGACGATGACTTTGCATTCGCCGACCAGCTTGGCAAACATATCGATGTGGCCCGTGCCGTCGGCTGGCCTGCCACTGGGATCCGTTGCGTAATCGAAAATGTGAATCGTTCGGGCGCCGAGGTACGTCTGGAGCGCCGCATCGACCGCCTCGCGGCGCATGCCGGAGTTCCATTCATAGATTCTCCGGCTCAGAAAGGCATTGCCCCGCCCATCGGTCATGTAGTTGCCGCCATCGAAGACCAGCTTCGTGCCGTAACAGGGGCTATGCAGCGTGGCGGCGAGCTTGCACGGAATCGCGTCGTCCGCCGTGTTGCGGGCACGTACACCGTACTGGGTGTCGACCATGCCCAAGGTGTGCGTCGCCTCGTTGATGCCCACTGGACCGTAGTCGCGCACCCAAGCGCTGTTGGTGCTGTAGTCGAGCGATTGATATTGCTGCGGTGGCACCCCCGGAATCGAGGGCGGTCCCTTCACGGCCAACACGCGTGCGCCTGCCGCCGCGCTCGCGGCAGCCACCGGTCCCAGCACGTCGATGTAGTCGCGCCACGTGATGAGCACGGCGCGGACTGGCTCGTACTCGGCAGGAACGCGGTATCCACTCGGCGGTGTTGCATCGACAGGATCGCCAGCAGCGAGAACGGTCGGACGGGGTGATTGCTCCTCGTCGCCACTCCAAGAGGGCTCGGCACCGGACGCGCAACCGGCGAGTAGAGCGGCCAGCATGGCGCAGAAAACGGAGCAAATGGCTCGTCGATGCATGGACTCTCCCCTCTCCTCGATGAGGCCATCGAATGCCATCTCGAATCGCGCGGCAGATTCCCAACTCGTCGCCGGACATCTGCCGCTGACGAAGTACGGCGACCCTCGCAACGAGGCGAGGCCACTCGAACCCCGTGGACCTCTCTTAGGATGCACGATCCTCCCCGTCGGTGGCGCTCCCGGATGACGCGGATCGCCATTGCCAGGCAGTCCAAACGAGCTCACGAACGATGAGACCGCAAACGTGATTTCCGCACGCGCCCGCAAGGATTTGCGAAGCACTCATGAAGCGTGGGCGAGGGTGCAATACTGAATATCTTCGAACACGAGGGCAGCGCTCTTCGGACGTTCGCGCCTTGACCACCTTTCCGTTCGTTCGAGTGGATTCAGGTCATCGGAGGCATCGTGTTGCAACAGCACGAACGCGTTCGGGATGTACACCGGTGACATTCCACGAAAGCCTCGCGCGCGTGCTGAAAACAGCGACAAAAACGTCGGACCACACAAGCACGCACCAAAATTAGGAAACTTTCTTAATTAATTAGCTTGCCATATCTCTTAAGCTATCGTGGGCCTCATGAAATACTTATTTGGCGCCATGGCCATCCTATGCGGCTGTTCTACGTCCCCATCGTCGAATGCTCCAAGGATGGATGGCTCGCGGCTCAAGGCGGCGGATTGGACGCTCGTTTGGTCCGACGAATTCGAACAGCCCAATGGATCGGGCGCGGATCCGTCGAAGTGGACGCAGGAGGTCGGTGGCGACGGCTGGGGAAACGAGGAACGGCAATATTATACGGATGGCACCGCCAATGCCGTCGTTCGAGACGGGGCATTGGTCATCACCGCAAAGGCAGATGGGGCTTCTTCGCACGATTGCTGGTACGGCCCCTGCCGTTACACGAGTGCGCGCCTCGTCACCAAAGGCAAATTCACACAACGCTACGGCCGCATCGAAGCGCGGATCCGCGTTCCGAAGGGCAAGGGCCTATGGCCTGCGTTCTGGATGCTCGGTGCGGACATGGACACGGTCGGCTGGCCGCAATGCGGCGAAATCGACGTGCTGGAAAATTTGGGGCACGAACCGCACACCGTCTATGGCAGCCTCCATGGTGAAAGCTATTCGAACGAGAACGGATTAACCGAGGCCTACACCGTCCCGGGCGCTCCCGTATCGAGCGATTACCATGTTTATTCCATCGAATGGGAAGCCGGCGCCGTCCGCTTTTACGTCGACGACGTACTTTACAGTTCGCGCACCCCGGCCGACCTCCCGCAGGGCGCACAATGGTCCTTCGACCATCCGTTCTTCCTTCTGCTAAACGTCGCGGTGGGCGGCACCTGGCCCGGAGATCCCGACGGATCCACGACCTTTCCCCAGAGCATGCAGGTCGACTGGGTGCGCGCGTTCGTCAAATCGTGAGTGGCCGCGCGGCCATGGGACGGCAGGCCCGCCGCACGGATGCAGAATACGGCGGGCGTGCTTTTCTGGATTCCTAATCGCAGCGGTTCAAGCCGTACGCGCTCGGATTGGCGTCGAATTCCGACGTGGTGCTCAGATTGACGGCCGGGGTCCAACCCCAATTGCCATTGTCGTCGCCCTGGGTGTGGTACCAGGTCGTGTTGCCGCCCGCGTGCCGCTCGCCCGTTCCCCAGCAATCGAACCAGCTGTAGGTGGTGCGCACGTGGTCGACGATGCTGCTCGACGTCGTCCTCGCCGCGTACATGTTGGCGCCCGCCTTGTTGTTGCAATACAAGCGGCCATCGCTTCGAACTGCGCAGTCACTGGAGGAGTCGTACGAGATGGCCTGCTTGCCCATCTGCTCCCAGGCCGCGACGAAGTCCTGCTTGTTCCAGCGCTGGTTTTTACCGTTGGCCGGGACATCGACCAGCGGATTGTTGATGTAGACGGAGTTGGCGTCGAAGCCCGTGATCACCACGGCGTGCTCCTCCATCGTGATTCGGATATTTCCCGACGTCGTGCGCCACGTCTGGAACTCCGAATCTGCGAGCTTCACGAACCGTGCGTTCGTCACCACCCATACCGGACGCCCTTTGCCAACGTAGTCGGTGAGGAGAGAATCGAAGGAATTTCCCGTAAGATCGCGAATGCGACCGGGCAGATACGTGTCCGCAAGGCGCTTGACCGGGCCGTGGTACGCGCCGTATCCGAACTTGCTCCTATCGTACATGTCGCCGACGAATCCGTCATTGGGATTCCCGTGAACCTGGTTCTCCACGACCCAGAAGGGGACTTTGTCAATCTTGGACGCCAGCGTCATTTTGCCGACATCGACCCCCACGTAATTCAACATCATCGCCAGCGAGGTGACTTCACATCCCCGTGGCAACTCCGGATTTTGCTTGATGATGGGAACGTCGAGAAGAACGGACGCTTGAACGGCCTCCGTCAGTTCCGACGACGCCGATTGGACGTTTTCACCACTCTCACTGGCGCAGCCAGCGACGACGCCGAGGAGCATGCATGAAGAAAAAAGCCATCCCAAAGTATTACGCATGGCCGCGTACTATCACACGAACAAGCCCATAGAATTGCAAACCACAATGAACGAGCCGGTGTAATCACTGCGCTATTTTGGCGCGATTGTTACGAAGCGAAATACAATCACGCGCAGACCTCCAGCAACTTGGCATTGCGGTACGCGACAGAGGAATAGAACCGCCAAGGCGCCAAGGTCGCCAAGTTTGGTGGATGTACGGAAGAGGGGCGCTTTGACCCTCCCCATCCTTGGCGGTCTTGGCGTCTTGGCGGTTCCCCTTCCCATCCTGCCAATGAGCGATTTCGAAGCGACGACGCCGAGGAGCATGCATGAAGAAAAAAGCCATCCCAAAGTATTGCGCATGGCCGCGTACTATCACACGAACAAGCCCATAGAATTGCAAACTACAATGAACGAGCCGGTGTAATCACTGCGCTATTTTGGCGCGATTGTTACGAAACGAAATACAATCACGCGCAGATCTCCAGCAACTTGGCATTGCGGTACGCGACAGAGGAATAGAACCGCCAAGGCGCCAAGGTCGCCAAGTTTGGTGGATGTACGGAAGAGGGGCGCTTTGACCCTCCCCATCCTTGGCGGTCTTGGCGTCTTGGCGGTTCCCCTTCCCATCCTGCCAATGAGCGATTCGAAGTGTCCGCTTCGGGCGCAAACGTCCAAACGGTCGCACGTCCGCTATATTGGATATATCAATTGCAATTGCGGGCTCGCAACATTGCATTCAGCGAGCTCAATCGTGGATGTCGAAGCTCCCTTTTTTGGGACACGTCGAGGTCGTTGGACTGGTCGATCGCGACCTCATCGCGAGGATCCGACACATCAGGATCCCTCGGAGCGCAAACGTTTGCACCCGTCCGACAAGTCGAGCCACGAACGCGCGCTGACCGTGGTCGGAGCCACGGACATAATTTTGTTCAGACAGGGCTCGAATGCGCCGACGTAGGCGCCAACTTCGAATTTCGTCATTTCCAATCGAAGGGTGATCGCGAAACGACGAAATACCGAATCGGAGCGCGGGCATCGACTTTGCTGTGCGCTCCTGCGTGAGAAACACCGGACCCTACCAACGGCGGTCGAGGGCTGGGGGAGTCCTGTACCCGATTGCGTTCCTGATCACCTTTTTGGTCGTCGCGGCGGGGTTCGTCCTCGAAGAGCAAAACGCCGCTGCGCCGAGCACTCCGGATGGAGACGCGTGTAGGCCGGATGACAACGTTGTCTCGCACCGTCCCGCGGCCGCGAAATCCCACGAATTCTGAACGAGGCATGGCTATGAACCGCACATTTCGAGGCCTTATCCACGACCGGCGTGGCGTCACGTCCGTCGAATATGCGCTGCTCATCATTGCGATCATGCTCGTCGCCACCACCGCGTTCCGCGCGCTTCAGGACCGTGTCATTCGCGCGGCCCACGAGCCCGGCGAGCCCGGTGGTGGTGTCGCGTCGAACGGCGCTTCTCCGGGAGGAGGCGGCTCTCATGGAGGCGGGGGCGGCTCCTATGGAGGCGGAGGTGGGGGCGGCTTGTTCGGTGGCGGTGGCTTCGGCGGCGGAGGCTCGAAGGGTGGAAGCTACGGCGGCGGATCGTTTGGATCAGGAGGAGGAGGGTCCACCGGCGTCTTTGGGAGCGGCGGCTCGTTCATAAGCAGCAATAGCGGCCCGGGCGGCGGCGGCAACAACGGTTCTTGCGCCGGCGGCACGTGCGGAAATCCCGATTCGAACTGTTTCGTCGCCGGAACGAAGGTGGCCACGCCTTGGGGCGAGCGGCCGATCGAAGAGCTCGCGCCCGGCGATATGGTGCTCGCGCGCGGCGAATCCGATAGCGCGGTGAGCGCGCGTCCGGTGCTGAAGACCTTCGTCCGCGGTACGTCTTCGCTCGTGGACGTGCGCGTCGAGGCTCTCGACGGCAACCGCGAAAGCATTCGCTCCACCCCCGAACATCCGTACTTCACGCTGGATCGCGGATGGGTGCACGCGGGAGGCCTGACCGTCAACGAGCCGCTGGTCGACAGCTCGGGGCGCGAGGCGCGGGTGACGAACGTTGCCCCCCTTCCCTTGGAGGCGCTCGTCTACAACGTCGAGGTCGACATCGATCACACCTACTTCGTCGGCCACTCGGCCGTGTGGGTGCACAATCAATGCACGACGCGCGGCGGTCCCAGCGCAGGACCTGCCCCATCGGCGGGATCGTCCAAATCAGGTGGAGGCTCCAAGAAGCGGCCCGCGCCTGACGACGACGATGACGAAGGCAACGGCAAGGGCAAGCGACCGAAGTTCTGGACGGACACGGAGAAGAAGGTCGTCGACAAAGCGGAGAAGGATGCGAACGGCAATCCGACATGCCCGACCTGCGGCACGTCGATCGATCCCAATCAGAAGATCCCGCTGACGAAGAAAGACGGCTCGCCGCAACTGAAGAAAGACGGAACGCAGAAGGAACGTAGGCCTTTCGACATCGATCACACCTACGCACCAGGTGCTCAGACGCCCGACACCAAAAACGGAACCTGGGCGCAGCGGCAGGAGGAGATCGACAAGGTCATCGAGAAAGCAAAACAAGATGGAAAGCCGCTGAGCGAGAAGGAAATCAAGGACCTGAAGAACGAAGCCTACAACTCCAACGTGCGTTTCCAGTGCCCGTCGTGCAACATCAGCCACCAATACGAAGATCATACGGGCTACAAGCCAGGTGTCGTAACTTCCGGCACGAAGAAGGGCGGCAAGAAGAAGTGACATCGACCGATGACGTCCGCGCGCACTACGAGAAACTCCTTGGCTCGGCCACGGAAGAACATCGCGTCAATCTCGGGCCCCTTCAATTCGAAATTCTGACCATTCCAGGAGCGCCCTATGCCGATGGGACGACCGTCGCCACCCTCGGTCTATCGAAGCACATCGGGCAGGAATTCTTGCTAGCGTGCCACTCGGACCAGTTGCATGCCAAGCACGTCAGCCTGCTGGCCATCGTCGCGAAGGAACAGCTCGAATCGGGCGCTGGCCTGCGAAGAGGGCAGGTTCTCGGCCCCGCCGGCCCTCTCGTTCCCGGCGCTGCGACCGAGGCTCTTTATGTCTGTCCGCCGGCTTATTTCGGTCCCAACTTCGATCCGTTGATTCTCGCGGACGGTGGCCATGTCCACTTCTTTTGGTTGGTGCCCATCCACGTACGAGAGGCTCGATGGATTGCCGTCAACGATACGCCGAACACGAAGACCTTCGTTTTCGAAGATCTCTTGGTGGCTCAAGATCCGGACCTTCTCGATTTCAGTAGGCCGGAGCTCGATTTAGGAGACTCGAACTGACGATACGCCGTGACCGCGCAAACCGATCAAGACTCACTCGTATCGAGGAGCCTCTTCAGATTACCGATCACCGTTCGTTCGACGCGCGCGATGCGCTCGGAAGCTTCGATCACCCTAGGATCCTCGCGGAGGTGCGCGATGCCCGCAAGCGGGTTGAGTCGTGTGGTCTTCGCCCAATTGGCGATGGTCGGGTAGGCCTTCCGTGCCCGATCGTGTGTCAACGTCGCGAGGAATGCCGATAGATAATCCCGATTGACGTCCCAGAAATTGATCGACGGGCAGAGGCGATTCTTATCTTCGTCGCTCGCGAGGGTGGCCT
It includes:
- a CDS encoding cobalamin-independent methionine synthase II family protein; amino-acid sequence: MSQPLLFPTTVVGSMPRPLFVKELFDEFHEGKVSDAERQRLLDESVPLAIALQETAGVDIVSDGEWRRFSYVGVISDVASGFTRGLSGEKRDGKYWHTVTGEVTPGNADVLAEHARFAIAHSSRPVKVALPSPYLLSVRMWDETVSKNVYPTREDFARAIVPILRAQVTALADAGVHTVQLDDPHLCLFVDPEVRKTFADADREAMHCASLINDVFQGMNGIVRAVHLCRRNKGRQGWVGEGSYDRIMDPLRALDVDQLMMEFTIPAAGDMRCLRDLPAHFRIGLGCVDCRGEVIDSPETIVERVEKAMEHVAKERLVLAPDCGFAPGNAADIPLDEAYAKLRNMARAAHVLRERHG
- a CDS encoding phosphocholine cytidylyltransferase family protein translates to MRPILIGAGRGSRLAHMTEQLPKTLVPTMGRPMLDWILEALAEAGYQKRDIVFVCGYRADALRARYPEFTYVENRNWESNNILLSLLCAREYMADGFLSSYTDIIYRGSVVKKLLASPHDKVLACDTDWRRRYRDRTQHPETDGEKLRADGERILELSRTIEADAAQGEFIGVTKFSREGAQELLAAFDATEVRFQGGMDRIYREGRTFQRAYLIDLFQSMIENGSAFHRVDTHGGYMELDTLEDLSFAAKWWSESR
- a CDS encoding metallophosphoesterase translates to MRMPTLTLGIVTDLHFGPEAHFRGKLRKLTHHAASLTEAFVDRMNREVMPDLIVNLGDDIEDESREADLVRYAECQSILRKAHAPLINVAGNHDLVNLTRSDLLASWHREGPLYYALDHGEWHLVVLHTIERKDQDIRIPRAQLDWLREDLQKTTRPTIVFMHHSASEQDVDDSRWFSGRPELALVHERADLRAILEESKKVRAVFNGHLHRNHFDVIHGIPYITIQSLIENLDDDAPGRPSAAHAIVRLTPERIIIRIQGPDPARYQIEL
- a CDS encoding DUF4279 domain-containing protein, giving the protein MSLIVYGTAVDPEDVTQALGLSPTWQRRRGEPNHPGDRPTKRGMWKRSFVGPTPVNAPTLANDLARDLLGELPSPLPSWSNWGDDVEVDITLSFAVHRLLNFSYELDTSVAKKIGEVGTALVCNVYDVDDSVRAGSFDDPDAAEHEVSVSLIVRGEELDPNIVTSMLGLDPTSSGRAGDPIQRGQVRARPLGFWEFDVRSRPPKDVNQLIRALLGRLPTNPVTWDTLRRDYQIRLHTSFTAEGLSGHFYLEADVVRALATMGCTLDFAFYNLNA
- a CDS encoding agmatine deiminase family protein; translation: MHRRAICSVFCAMLAALLAGCASGAEPSWSGDEEQSPRPTVLAAGDPVDATPPSGYRVPAEYEPVRAVLITWRDYIDVLGPVAAASAAAGARVLAVKGPPSIPGVPPQQYQSLDYSTNSAWVRDYGPVGINEATHTLGMVDTQYGVRARNTADDAIPCKLAATLHSPCYGTKLVFDGGNYMTDGRGNAFLSRRIYEWNSGMRREAVDAALQTYLGARTIHIFDYATDPSGRPADGTGHIDMFAKLVGECKVIVAETSDEPFRSVTEDAANYFRDLACGSGRYQVTRVKGWVSNGTWYTYTNSLIVNRTVIMPFYNAAEQNVAAQRAYESAMPGYRVVGVNSESSIGDGGAIHCLTREIPSLGSP
- a CDS encoding glycoside hydrolase family 16 protein; protein product: MKYLFGAMAILCGCSTSPSSNAPRMDGSRLKAADWTLVWSDEFEQPNGSGADPSKWTQEVGGDGWGNEERQYYTDGTANAVVRDGALVITAKADGASSHDCWYGPCRYTSARLVTKGKFTQRYGRIEARIRVPKGKGLWPAFWMLGADMDTVGWPQCGEIDVLENLGHEPHTVYGSLHGESYSNENGLTEAYTVPGAPVSSDYHVYSIEWEAGAVRFYVDDVLYSSRTPADLPQGAQWSFDHPFFLLLNVAVGGTWPGDPDGSTTFPQSMQVDWVRAFVKS
- a CDS encoding C39 family peptidase, whose protein sequence is MRNTLGWLFSSCMLLGVVAGCASESGENVQSASSELTEAVQASVLLDVPIIKQNPELPRGCEVTSLAMMLNYVGVDVGKMTLASKIDKVPFWVVENQVHGNPNDGFVGDMYDRSKFGYGAYHGPVKRLADTYLPGRIRDLTGNSFDSLLTDYVGKGRPVWVVTNARFVKLADSEFQTWRTTSGNIRITMEEHAVVITGFDANSVYINNPLVDVPANGKNQRWNKQDFVAAWEQMGKQAISYDSSSDCAVRSDGRLYCNNKAGANMYAARTTSSSIVDHVRTTYSWFDCWGTGERHAGGNTTWYHTQGDDNGNWGWTPAVNLSTTSEFDANPSAYGLNRCD
- a CDS encoding suppressor of fused domain protein; amino-acid sequence: MTSTDDVRAHYEKLLGSATEEHRVNLGPLQFEILTIPGAPYADGTTVATLGLSKHIGQEFLLACHSDQLHAKHVSLLAIVAKEQLESGAGLRRGQVLGPAGPLVPGAATEALYVCPPAYFGPNFDPLILADGGHVHFFWLVPIHVREARWIAVNDTPNTKTFVFEDLLVAQDPDLLDFSRPELDLGDSN